From the Gadus chalcogrammus isolate NIFS_2021 chromosome 15, NIFS_Gcha_1.0, whole genome shotgun sequence genome, one window contains:
- the slc2a15a gene encoding solute carrier family 2 member 15a translates to MAEEVLLTSPGKISSYLTRSLLAVAFITSFGSSMLYGYNLAVVNSPAAYIKNFYNRSVVSRNGTIMDEESLTLMYSLTVSIFAIGGLVGSLMVGVLVTRFGRKGTVVNTSVLVFVASVLMGFSKVCGSPEMVIVGRFITGIHSGISLSVVPMYLGEIAPKNLRGFLGLVPSIFICVGVFSAQLLGLHELLGKEEHWPLLLSLVAVPTFIQLMLLPWFPESPRYLLIEKHNVHATITALKWYRSKCNIQEEIEEMQEEQRSLSSSDTLSVWQLLLDKSVRWQVLSVVVINIGMQLSGIDAIWFYTNDIFENAGIPAGEIQYTTVGTGAIEIIGGLIGCFTIEKLGRRPLVIGGFTIMGVCCAGITLSLILQVSLPFMRYISVTCVVGIIAGFCIGPAGVPFLMTAELFKQSHRPAAYIVGGSLNWISNFTVGFVFPFLQMSAGAYCYLVFAAVCCAVATYVYAFIPETKNKTFVEISRMFSKKEAVLETQALVAPGHVDTLKLRKMNGGYGTLENGSLELDSSSSAP, encoded by the exons ATGGCTGAAGAAGTATTATTAACGTCACCCGGGAAAATATCATCG taCCTGACCAGGTCCCTGTTGGCTGTAGCATTCATCACCTCCTTTGGGAGCTCCATGCTCTATGGCTACAACCTGGCTGTGGTCAACTCTCCTGCAgcg TACATCAAGAACTTCTACAACCGCTCGGTGGTGAGCCGTAATGGCACGATAATGGACGAGGAGTCTCTGACCCTCATGTACTCCCTCACCGTCTCCATCTTCGCCATCGGGGGCCTGGTGGGCTCGCTGATGGTGGGCGTGTTGGTCACACGCTTCGGCAG gaaaGGCACGGTGGTGAACACCAGCGTGCTGGTGTTCGTGGCCAGTGTGCTCATGGGCTTCAGTAAGGTCTGCGGCTCCCCTGAGATGGTCATCGTCGGTCGATTCATCACCGGCATCCACTctg GTATCTCTCTGAGCGTGGTGCCCATGTACCTGGGGGAGATCGCTCCCAAGAACCTCAGGGGGTTCCTGGGTTTGGTCCCCAGCATCTTCATCTGTGTGGGGGTCTTCTCGGCGCAGCTTCTGGGCCTGCACGAGCTGCTGGGAAAG GAGGAACActggcccctcctcctctccctggtcGCCGTGCCCACCTTCATCCAGCTGATGCTGTTGCCATGGTTCCCGGAGAGTCCCCGCTACCTCCTGATTGAGAAGCACAATGTCCACGCTACCATCACAG ctCTGAAGTGGTACAGATCCAAGTGTAACATccaggaggagatagaggagatgCAGGAGGAGCAGCGCTCGCTGTCCTCCTCGGACACTCTGTCGGTGTGGCAACTGTTGCTAGACAAGAGCGTGCGATGGCAGGTGCTCAGCGTCGTGGTCATCAACATCGGGATGCAGCTGTCCGGCATCGATGCG ATCTGGTTCTACACCAACGACATCTTTGAGAACGCGGGGATCCCGGCCGGGGAGATCCAGTACACCACAGTGGGCACGGGGGCCATAGAGATCATAGGGGGACTGATTGGG TGCTTCACCATAGAGAAGCTGGGCAGACGGCCCCTCGTCATCGGGGGTTTCACCATCATGGGCGTCTGCTGCGCTGGGATCACACTCTCACTCATactgcag gtcaGCCTGCCCTTCATGCGCTACATCAGCGTCACCTGTGTGGTGGGGATCATCGCTGGCTTCTGCATCGGCCCAG CGGGCGTGCCCTTCCTCATGACGGCCGAGCTCTTCAAGCAGTCCCACCGGCCCGCCGCCTACATCGTGGGGGGCTCCCTCAACTGGATCTCCAACTTCACCGTGGGCTTCGtcttccccttcctccag aTGTCGGCGGGCGCCTACTGCTACCTGGTTTTTGCGGCGGTGTGCTGCGCGGTGGCCACCTACGTTTACGCCTTCATCCCCGAGACCAAGAACAAGACGTTCGTGGAGATCAGCCGCATGTTCTCCAAGAAGGAGGCGGTCCTCGAGACGCAGGCGCTGGTGGCGCCCGGACACGTGGACACGCTCAAGCTGCGCAAGATGAACGGCGGCTACGGCACGCTGGAGAACGGCTCTCTGGAGCTGGACAGCTCCAGCTCCGCGCCCTGA